The genomic region ATCGTCGGCTTCAATGGGGCCAACTCGTACGCTCCCGACACCGCCACGGTGGCGAAGGGACAGACCGTCTCATGGCACAACGCCGACGCCACGGCTCACACGGCCACGGCGAACAATGGCACCGCGTTTGGAACCGGAACGCTCGCTCCCGGCGCGACCAGCGCGGCCGCCGCCATGAATACGGCCGGGACCTTCCCGTACCATTGCCTGATCCACGGGACCACCATGTCCGGTGTCCTCATCGTCACCCCGTGAGAGACCTGCTCGTCTACCTCCACGCCGCGAGCGCGGTGGCGCTGATCGCCGAGCTCCTGTACGCAGGCTTCTGGCTCCGATCCGCGCTCGCGCGCGGCGGAGGCTCGGCCATCACCCGCTACACGCTCGCGACGATGGAGTGGACGAGCAAGTCGATCGCGCTTCCCGCGATCCTCGTCAACCTGATCACCGGGCTGGGCCTGCTCCACTTCGCGCACATCCGCTTCTCGGAGGCGAAGTGGGTCGTGGTGTCGCTTTTGCTCTACGTGATCCTGACGGGGGTGTGGCACGGCATGCTGATCCCCACGCGGAAGAAGATGCAGCGGCTGGTCGAGGCCGAGCCCGCGGCCGGCTACGCCAAGGAAGAGCGGGAGACCTCAAGCGAATTCCTGGGGATGGCGAAGCGGTGGCTCAGCGTGAACGCCGGCGCGCTCGTGCTGGTGTTCGGGATCCTCGCGCTGATGGTTTTGAAGCCGAGGTTCTAGCCGCTTTCTTCTTCACCGGCTTCGCACGCGTTGGCCGGCGCACCGGCGACTTCGCCGCGCGGGGCCGCGCCTTGTTTGAGCGGGGCCGCGTCTTCGCCGCGCGGGGCGCCCGCGCCTCCTCCACGGTCACCCACGTGACGAACGGCTCCAGGCGCCGCAGTCCCCCGTGCGTTCCGAGCGGCGAGGGGCGCTGCAGCGAGCCTAACCCCGCGATGCGCGGGATCCCGAGCGCCGCAAACCGCGACACGAGGCCCGCCCGGCGCGGATTCGTTTCTTCCAGAGCCAGCGCCTCGATGAAACGCGCCGAGCCCTGGACCGCCCGCTCGAACTCCTCGGGGCCCGTGATCGAATGGACGCGCACGGTCCGATGGGCCGGACCCGGCTCGAAGCGCGCGCCTCCCTCGCACACCACGGTCCAGCGCGTCCCCGTTTCCGACGCGAGCACGTTCGTCTCCGGGGACGCGGAAGCGTCGAACCGCGCCTGCGCGCGATAGAGCTGCAGCGCGGCCGATTCGGTCGCGGTGGGCTCGCGGCGCGGCATAGCACCCGCCGACTCCTGCAGCGCATGGCCGATCGCCGCCGCGAAATCCAACGGGGTGGCGGCGCCGCCC from Candidatus Binatia bacterium harbors:
- a CDS encoding cupredoxin domain-containing protein, coding for MNHHRATKLTLALLGLAVVLSVYALGCKKDKTTNPTGGGGPADVTIQIVGFNGANSYAPDTATVAKGQTVSWHNADATAHTATANNGTAFGTGTLAPGATSAAAAMNTAGTFPYHCLIHGTTMSGVLIVTP
- a CDS encoding DUF2269 family protein yields the protein MRDLLVYLHAASAVALIAELLYAGFWLRSALARGGGSAITRYTLATMEWTSKSIALPAILVNLITGLGLLHFAHIRFSEAKWVVVSLLLYVILTGVWHGMLIPTRKKMQRLVEAEPAAGYAKEERETSSEFLGMAKRWLSVNAGALVLVFGILALMVLKPRF